The DNA sequence CAGACCTGCAAGGTTGATTATACGCTACCCCGAGGAATTAGAATTGGCATATAGCGATCGGTATCTGCTAGCGCAGCACTAGTACCTCGAACCACCGCCCGAAGCGGATCTTCTGCCACGTGGACAGGAAGCTTGGTCTTGGAACTGATCCTTTTGTCCAGCCCTCTAAGCAAAGCCCCTCCCCCAGTCAAATAAAGCCCGGTGCGGTAAATGTCACTGGCCAACTCTGGTGGTGTAGCCTCCAATGCCCGCAGCACTGCCTCTTCGATGGCCGTAATCGATTCATCAATAGCGTGAGCGATCTCCTGGTAGGTCACAAAAATTTGCTTAGGGATACCCGTCATCAAATCGCGACCATTGACCGCAAAGTCTGCCGGAGGGTCTTCCAAAACAGGTAATGCCGAACCTACGTGTATTTTGATTTGCTCAGCGGTACGTTCTCCGATGAGGATATTGTGCTGCCGCTTCATGTAATTCATGATATCCGTAGTAAGCTCGTCACCAGCGATACGGATCGACTGGTCAGTTACGATACCAGAAAGCGCGATTACAGCAATCTCCGTCGTACCTCCACCAATGTCAATAATCATATTACCGATCGGCTCCTCTACGTCAAGGCCAATACCCAAAGCTGCGGCCATTGGTTCATAGATGAGGTAAGTTTCTTTAGAGTCAACGTGGTCAGCAGAGTCGAATACGGCACGTTTTTCTACTTCTGTAATCCCTGAAGGAATACAGATGACCATTTTGAGATGTGTGAAAAATCGGCGTTTACGGCCGATCATCCGGATCATCCCTTCGATCATATTTTCCGCGGCTTTAAAGTCGGCGATAACACCGTCTTTTAAGGGGCGAATGGTTTTTATCTCTTCGTGTGTTTTCTCGTGCATCTGCATAGCCTTCCGGCCAACAGCGATGGTCTCTTCCGAACGTCGATTGTACGCAACGATAGATGGT is a window from the Lewinella sp. LCG006 genome containing:
- a CDS encoding rod shape-determining protein — encoded protein: MKLFSLFKQELAIDLGTANTLIIQDGVVVVDEPSIVAYNRRSEETIAVGRKAMQMHEKTHEEIKTIRPLKDGVIADFKAAENMIEGMIRMIGRKRRFFTHLKMVICIPSGITEVEKRAVFDSADHVDSKETYLIYEPMAAALGIGLDVEEPIGNMIIDIGGGTTEIAVIALSGIVTDQSIRIAGDELTTDIMNYMKRQHNILIGERTAEQIKIHVGSALPVLEDPPADFAVNGRDLMTGIPKQIFVTYQEIAHAIDESITAIEEAVLRALEATPPELASDIYRTGLYLTGGGALLRGLDKRISSKTKLPVHVAEDPLRAVVRGTSAALADTDRYMPILIPRGSV